The Chryseobacterium shigense genome segment TTTGTGTGATTCATTTTTTATCTCTAGCTGATCATACAGATATTTGATGAAAATATGATCCGCAAAGTATTCATCAAGAGGTTGCTGACAATTTCGGCATTTATATTTCTTTATGACTATACCACTTTTGCCTTACGGACAATTTTAGCCAGAAGATCGGGAAAGAACCTCTTAAGATAAGTTCCCATAACTTCCTGTCCGCCTATGGAAGCCTGATTTTTCTTTTTCCGGATTGCGGAAAGCATTTTTCCAGCAAAAATATCAGCCGGCATTCCCTTCATGGTGGCATCATCCATAGTTCCCTGTAGAGAACCGCTGCCGGTTACTGCATTAATGGAAATATTGGTCTGTACAAATCCGGGGCAAATAATGGTTACTATAATATTTTTTGTATACAATTCAGCACGCAGAGAATCAAAAAAACCGTGGAGTGCATGTTTGGCGGCTGCATAACTGCTTCTCATCGGAGCTCCGAAAATCCCCATCATGCTGGAAACAACAGCAATATGTCCGCCACCGTTTCTGACCATATAGGGAAGAACAGATTTGGTGAGGGCTACGGTTCCTATAAAATCAACTTCTATTAAACGTTTATCAACCTCTATATCTGTTTCCATAGCCAGAGAGCGCTGGGAAAGTCCGGCATTATTGATTAAAATATCAATTTTTCCAAATTTCTCTATGACTTGTGTTACGATATCCGGCATCTGTTTATAATTTTCCAGATCTAAAGGCAGTATCATAAAACGATTTGCATCAAGTCCGGCCTTTTGGGCAACGGTATTTAACTGATCTTTATTTCTTGACGAAAGAATAATTTTCGCATTGCTTTTTGCTGCCAGTTCATGAACCAAAGCTTCCCCGATTCCTGATGAAGCTCCCGTGATCCAAACCACTTTATTATTAAAATAATTTTTCATCCTTAATGTTTTTTTGTTAATTCTTAAAATTCATCATGATCTTTTTTAAAGTCCTGCAATATATTGTCCTGCCTTCATCCCGGAAAAGATGCATCCTCCGAGAAATGTTCCTTCCAGAGCACGGTATCCATGCATTCCGCCGCCGCCGAAGCCTGAAACTTCTCCTGCAGCATACAATCCATCTATTACGGTATCATCATCCCTTAAAACCTGTCCGTTAAGATTGGTTTTAATACCGCCTAATGTTTTCCTTGTAAGAATATTAAGCCGTACAGCGATCAGAGGTCCGTTTTTAGGGTCCAGTATTTTATGCGGGGAAGCAACACGGCCGAGTTTGTCTCCTAAATAATTTCTTGTATTCCGGATATAGTTAACCTGTGTGTCTTTTGAATATTTATTGTCCAGCTCGCGGTCTCTGGCTTCAATCTGCTCTTTGATTTTTTCATAGTTCAAAAGGGAAGTGCCTGTCAGCTCATTCATTTTTTCTACCAGATCTTTGAGATTATCTGAAACAATGAAATCTTTCCCATGTTCTTTAAAGGCTTCTACAGGGCCGGGGGCTTTTTTTCCAAAAATCCGGTTGAGGAACAGGGCGTAATCTTTATTGGTAATATCCGGATTCTGTTCTGATCCTGAAAGGGCAAATTCTTTTTTAATGATTTTCTGGGTAAGTATAAACCAGGAGTAAGAAAATCCTGTATCCTGTATGTGCTTCAAAGTTCCCAGGGTATCAAATCCGGGAAGAAAAGGAGCGGGGAGGCGGTTTCCTCTGGCATTAAACCATAGGGAAGATGGGCCGGGAAGTATCCTGATACCGTGTTTCGGCCATATCGGATTCCAGTTCTGTATTCCTTCTGTATAATGCCACATTCTGTCCGGGTTGATGATATGTGCCCCGGAATTTTCTGCAATACCAATCATTTTTCCATCTACATAAGCGGGCACACCACAAACCATATTTTCCGGGGCTTTTCCTAGTCTTTCCGGTCAGTTTTTGCGGACCAGTTCATGATTGGCTCCTATACCTCCGGATGCAATAATTACATGAGAGGCATGATATTCAAACCGGGAAATGACATTTCTGTTGGTTTCAGCTCCTCTTTCTTTATCATCGTTTTCGAGGATATCGCCTTTAACGCCTTTGGCTTTGTTGTTTTCTATAATCAGATCGGTCACTCTGTGCCTGAATTTCATCTGTAAAAGGCCTTTCTTTTCGGCTTCATATGCTTTATCTACAAAAGGCTTTACAACTCCTGTTCCTGTTCCCCAGCTGACATGGAAACGTGGCACAGAATTCCCATGACCTGTTGCTGATCCGTCTCCGCGTTCTGCCCAGCCTACCATGAACATAAATTTGATTCCCAGTTTAGAAACATAGGCATATTTTTCATAGGCTGCAAACTTCAGATAAGCTTCTGCCCATTTTCCGGGCCAGTAATCTTCCTCACGGTCAAAACCTGCTGTGCCTTTCCAGTCCTGAAGAGCCAGCTCATAAGAATCTTTGATTCCCAATTTCCGCTGTTGGGGAGAATTAACGAGAAACAGGCCCCCGAATGACCAGAATGCCTGTCCGCCAATATTCTGTTCTGTTTCCTGGTCCAGAAGAAGTACTTTTTTCCCGGCATTGGTAATTTCCATTGCAGCAGTGAGTCCTGCCAGTCCTGTTCCTATAATAATAACATCAGGCTGGAATTTTTCTTCCATTATATTGATTTGCTTTTGTTTGTACTTGCATTATATTTCCTATAATAAATATATAAAATATTTACACTCAAAAAGCAGCCAAAATATTTCAGAAGCAGATATCATTTCCTGTTTTATTTCTGATGGATGGTAACATCAAAAAAAGCAGGCCGGAAAATTAATCTGCGGACCTGCTTTTATTTGATATTCAGTAGTGCTTCAGCTATGATCAGAGAGGCTTTTTACCTGAAATAATGTTATAAAGTATTACAATAATGGCAATTACCAGAAGAATATGTACCAAATATCCGGTACTGATTCCCGGCACGACATCTAACATTCCAAGAAGCCAAACAACGATACAAATGACAGCTACTAACCATAATAAATTTCTCATGACTTTAAATTTTTAATGTTATTTCCTGATTTAATACACATTCTATGCCTTTATGAAATAAAATTGACAATAATATTAAAAATGTGGTACCTGTAATCTTTTTCTGATATAAATAAAACAAGTAAACAGAAGTATTCTTGAAAAATATCTTATCTTAAAACAATGAAAACAAGTGCGGGCATTTTGCTGTTTAAAAGAGTAAAAAATAATCTGTATTATTTCCTGGTTCATCCGGGCGGACCTTTCTGGAAGAATAAAGATGCAGGCACATGGTCTGTTCCAAAAGGGGAGATACAGCCTGATGAAGATCCGCTGGAGCGTGCCTTAACTGAATTTAAAGAAGAAACGGGGAAAACGATACACGGTGAATTCATTGCTCTTGTGCCCGTTAAGCAGAAAGGAGGTAAAACTGTTCATGCGTGGGCTCTGGAAAGTGATCTTGAAATATCCGGACTTTACAGCAATACACTGCAGATAGAATGGCCCCCAGGATCTTCTAAAATGATAGAAATTCCCGAGGTAGATCAGTGGGAGTGGTTTGAATCGGTGGAGGCTCAAAAAAGAATCAACCCGGCACAGATTGCATTTATAGCAGAATTAGAGAGGATATTGAGTGAACAGGATTCTATTTCTTAATTCCAATAGATTGTAAGGCATTAGCTGTAAGATATATATCCTCAAAAACAGTAAGTGCTTCAATATCTGTAAATGCAGTTGACATAAGATCATTTTTATTGAAAGAGAGTTCCACTTCCTGATCATAAGAAGCTACGATTCTCACTACGGAATATCCGTTGTAAGCGATGATAAACCCTTCAAACAGACATTTTTTTTCTGCTTCCTGATAATGAATATGCTCTTCAAATCCGGCAATATCATTTCTTTTTACAGCGTTATGATCAAGTGATTTCCAGGCAGTGTAGTTTCTGGGTTCTTTCAGTACATTTCCGTTCGGATCTACAGGAACAAACATTCCAAGAGTTAAGGGCAGTCTTAGAAAATTAGCATAGTTTTTCATCAAACGTAATGTCTGAAGATCGGCATATCCTTCGTTAGCATAGTATTCAATAACAAAATCTGTCATCGGAATCAGCTTGTGGGAAGCTTCAGTCGGCATAATTGGTGTTTTCTTTTCTTAAAATAAAAATAGTACTTTTATTTACTTTACCAAACAATAATCTGTTCCGGCTGCAGGAAAGCCGGTGCTGAAATTTTCAGATGCCCGGAAAGTAGACGGGAGATCATGGCCTGATTGTTGAGATTACTGCATTTTAGAGCATTTCGGGCATATCCCGCTCACTATAAAATTATATTCCTGTGCTATAAAATCCGGTGGCAGGCTGATATCAGGAACCACATTTTCAATACATGTTACCGAATGGCATTCTTTACAGTTAAAATGAATATGGTTGTGGAAGTGTTTTTCTGTACTGCATTTTCCGCTGCATCTGGCAAAATTCACCACTCCGTCTATATTTACAATTTTATGAATGAGTCCTTCATTTTCAAGCCTTTCCAGTACCCTGTAAATAGTCACTCTGTTGCACAGGTCGCCCAGCTTTTTCTGTATATCTGATTGTGAAAGAGCGATGTCAGAATGATTAATGACATTTAAAATTTCAGTTTTGGCCTGGGTATTTCTGATTTGTTTCATTTTTTAATGCAACAAAGTTGCTTTAATTAAGATTTTATCTATACTTTTGCAACAAAGTTACAATAAGAAATTTAAATCCCCGGTTTTTATGAAATCAAAAATTCTTGATGCAGTAGGAATTTCTGCAGCAGTTCTGTGTCTTATCCATTGTATAGTTTTTCCTCTGTTACTGATTATTCCTTTGGGAATATCCCATAATCCTTATATTGATCTTGCTTTCCTGATCATTGGTACTGTAGTGGTTTACAGGGTTACAAAGAGTATAACCCGCCATTGGCTCAGGGTCCTGCTCTGGGCTTCCATTTTTCTTATTGCGGTTTCTGTTTTTGCAGATTTGATCTTTGAAATTCATATTCCTTTATTATATGCAGGAGCAGCAGGATTAATCACGGGCCATATCATCAACTTTAAAAATCATCAACATTAAATTCTGAAATTATAAATGACCAGTCCTGAAAATAGTACGAATTACAGGCTGGTCATTTTTTTATGGAAAAAGCAGAACATACAAAGCTGCCAGGATGATGAGAATGCTGAGAATAGCAGTAAGCCATTTCAAACCTGAAACAATAATTATTTTGATTTGAAAGGTAGAGATTAATTTATTTTTATCATCTTCATTCAATCTCCAGTCTTCGGGGTTGGTTATTCTTTCCTGTTTAAGGATATCCAGCTTCTCCAGCAGGGATACTGTAAAATTATTTTCAAGTATATCCATAGCATAAGCTGCCAAAGGAAAATACCAGCATTTAATCAGCAAAATGTAAATGAAAGAATAGGGCCTGTCCATAAATCTTAACCAGAAATAAAAGAATATCATCAGCAAACCTCCGTAGGCAAAGGGCATAAAATACGAATCTGCTTTTAATGCTTTATTTATAACAGTACTGGTTTTGGAATCAATTCCCAAAAGGATGTCCTTCAAATAGGTCTTTTTGAAGGGAAGCTGTAGACCGGCCAAAGAAAATTTTTTGAATGTATATTTATTTTCACAGGTTTTTATACTGTAAAGAAAACCTTTTGAGAAGGAAGCCAGATAGGCACCGGTTGTAATGGTCCCGATGGATGTCAGAATAGCAATCCACAAAATCAGCTGATCAAAATTATCAATTCGAATATGCTGATCCAGATAATAATTTGTAATCTTTATCATGACTAAAATTTTTAATAGGTGAAACTTGATCTTTCTTTCATTTTAGGACTCAGGTTTTTATAGATCTCTGCTTTTCCTCTTTCTCTTTTGTAACTTTCCCAATTGAAGAAAACATCAGGATAAATGAAATCTTCTGTTCTGAAGTCTATAATTCCAAAGTCTTTACAAGCTTTTTGCATCAACTTGTTTTTTTCTTCAGAAGTCAGATTTTCGCCGGAAAGGAAAATAGCTGCAGCTAATGCCCCTCTGTAAAATAATTCTATCTTTTCATTCCTGGAAGGATTAAAATTAAGCCAGCTGATATCTCCTGTATCTACGCTCCGTACCGTTTTTTTGAAATTGCTGTTTTTAATCAGGAAATCACGGTCATAAAAATACCTCATTGTAGAGATCATAGAAAGGGCCAGCTTGGTTTCATTATCAATCAGTTTATACAGATCATCATTATCATATTCCAGTTTAATTCCGAAAGTAGGGCGGGTAGGTATAAAGTGAGTATTGCTGTAAAATACATTGATAGGGAAGTTGGATAATGCTCCTCCATCCACAAACAGAATCTCATTATTGCCCTGGATAAAATTTTTGTAAGCTCCCAGCTTTACCTTCCATGTGTTATTGATCTTTACCATCTGTGTATTGGACATGGTGACTTTATAGGGCTTAAAAAAGAAAGGAATAGACATAGATGCCCGAACATATTCAGCCGGAGAGATGGATTCATCACTTCCCCAGTAAAACTCGTGCATTCCGGGAAATTCTACTTTAATCTGGTTGGTAATATCTGCCGCAACCACCACAAGCTGCTGGGGGAATTTATAGCTTTTGGTACCCACTATAGCATAGGTGTTTTTAAATAGTTCCCCTATAATTCTTTCTACTATTTTTTCGTTGGCATTAATAGGAATAAAATTCTTTTCAATAAGCTGATCATTGATTACTTTCAGATCATGCCAGCTCACCTGATTAAAATATTTGATAACGGAAATAATCTGGTTCAAAAGGCCATCCACAAAACTCTGGTCTTTAGTGTTTTTATGTTCCTTTAAATATTTCTCTATTGCATTTTTGATGTCATTGTCAATTAGAGATTCCTTTAATTTTTTCCAATCGATTGTAGTTTCAGATTGTGATTTGTGGCTTTCCTCAACTAACTCTACAGGTTCGGTGGTCATACTGAGCTTTAAACTGTTTACATCTTCTGTAATGTTCAAAAGCTGTTCGTTGCCTTCACTTTTTCCTCCTGCCGAAGACAATGAAGCATTAAAAGAGGATTCATGTTCCGAATACCAGCACTTGTAAAGGTCGTTTTCTTTCAGCATTTTATTTTTAAGATCGGCTACGCTGTTTATCCTGTTTTCTTCCATGAGGGTTTTTATCCATTCTTTAAAATTGTCCCCCGGATTGATCCCCATTTTTTCACTGTTAAAATAAAGCAGCCGCAAAACCATAAAGTTTTTAATAACCATACATATAGAGATTATAAACCCCATCACCGAAACAATCAGTAAACGGTGAACCCAGATCTGCCACACCGCGATTTTGCCTGAAAGTATCCCAACTCCTATGGCAGCTACAATCATTGTAATTAAGAACACAACAAAAGAGTATACTGTAATTCTGGCTCTGAATTTTATTTTATCTAAAATGGGTTTCCGGTCCCGCTTGGAAAATATTTTTAAAATAATAAATCTCCATGACGGATGCCCGTCCACAAGTTCCGTAAGATCCTTTTTCGAAAGATATTCAAGAATTTTTTCAGATCTTGTTTCATAATACTGGTTGATGAATTCTTCTTTTTCGCCCATCATAATGGCGTCCCGTTGTGAATAAACACAGTTGAGCATCATGGTATTGATGGCTCCGGCACTTGTTCCTGCGCTGTTTAGAAAAGAGATCCCCATTTTCTCAAGCACATAGGTATATCCGGCCAGTGCAATTCCGTGTACTCCGCCGCCTTCCTGTATAAGGTCTACATACTGGCGCGGTTCTTCGCCTATATTATATTTCTCAAGCAACTTCTTTTTTTGCGGGTCGCTCCAGTCAATATCATCTATTACATCGGAAACTTTTAAAGGCTTATTTTTATAGAGTGTTTTAAGGTGAGTGATGAGATGAGCAACTGCACCTGTAAACTGCTCAACTTTCAGTTCTTCTTTCATGGCAATAATTTTATGATTCGATAATGAATAAAAGTATAGAGGTATACTGCAATCTCATACCAGAGACTGCATAGAGAGCATCGTAACGCTTACAATTCTAAGTACAGAATAAAAGCTAAGCAGTTGAGTAGAAAATAGGAATAGAGTTCATGGCTGTTAAGTTTTAATGGTTTTGTTTTTAATTTTATTGATAAAATTAATAAATAATCACCTATATGCAGACAAACCCCGACAAAAAGAGGAAAGTGTCAACATATTGATGATTTTATAGGGTGCAAATTTAGACATAAAAAGCCATAAAACAGCCATTGAGCGACAAAGATGACGCTCTAAATCGTACCCCCTTATTATGCAGACAAAAGGGAGACACAAAAAGAGCTAAAATGGCTGTGTTTGGCTTATAAACGACTGATATTGTCCACCCTGCAAACCGCTCATTTTTAGAGGTTGAATTTAATTTTACAACAATAGAAATGTAGCGTATGAGAAGTACATTCAAAGTCCTTTTCTTTTTGAAAAGAGACAAACAAAAAAAAGATGGAAGTGTCCCTGTATATTGCAGGATTACCATTGACGGAAAAGAAGCCCGTTTCGGAATGAAGAAATACATTGACCCGAAGCTATGGAACATCAAAGAAGGAAAAGCAACAGGAAAAAGTGCAGAATCTTCCGAAATCAATGCTCTGCTTGAAAAAACAAAGGCAGGAATTCATAAAATTTACAGGGATGTTCAGGAAAGGGAAAATACAGTTTCAGCCGAAAAAGTAAAAAATATTTTCCTTGGAATCGACAGTAAGCAATATATGCTGCTGAAGGCATTTGACGAACACGTTGAAGAAAAATTTAATTTGATAGGCAAACGAATTGTTAAGTCTACCTATCATAGATATTATTATCTTCGGGTTAGGCTATCGGAATTCCTTACGGAAAAATATCACCTTTCGGATATTCCACTTCGGGAAATCAATTACCAGTTTATCCGGGATTTTGAAATGTATTTGCTGACGGTTCGTGGAAACAAGCAAAGTACGATTGCCCAATATCTGATTAACCTGAAGAAGATTGTTGAGCTGGCTTATAAAAACGAATGGATTTATCGGAATCCTTTTATCAATTACAAAATAGAAGACGAAAAATCGGAACGAGGTTATCTTTCCCAAAGAGAAGTGGAAATTCTAATGAATTGGAAATTGGATAAAAGACTGGAACGAACAAGAGATGTTTTCATTTTCTGCTGCTTTACGGGTTTATCTTATATTGACGCTTTTAAATTAACTAAAGAGCAAATTCAACTATCTATTGATGGACAGCAATGGATTATGGGAAAACGGGAAAAAACGGATATGGACTATTTTATTCCGATGATGGAAATACCGAAGAAAATCCTTGAAAAATATAAAAACCACATCTTTAAGGATGGGAAACTTCTTCCTGTAAAAACCAGTATTATGGTTAATCGTCATTTAAAACAAATCGCTGAAATCTGCGGTATAAAAAAGCATCTGACTTTTCACCTTTCTCGTCATAC includes the following:
- a CDS encoding SDR family oxidoreductase codes for the protein MKNYFNNKVVWITGASSGIGEALVHELAAKSNAKIILSSRNKDQLNTVAQKAGLDANRFMILPLDLENYKQMPDIVTQVIEKFGKIDILINNAGLSQRSLAMETDIEVDKRLIEVDFIGTVALTKSVLPYMVRNGGGHIAVVSSMMGIFGAPMRSSYAAAKHALHGFFDSLRAELYTKNIIVTIICPGFVQTNISINAVTGSGSLQGTMDDATMKGMPADIFAGKMLSAIRKKKNQASIGGQEVMGTYLKRFFPDLLAKIVRKAKVV
- a CDS encoding lmo0937 family membrane protein: MRNLLWLVAVICIVVWLLGMLDVVPGISTGYLVHILLVIAIIVILYNIISGKKPL
- a CDS encoding NUDIX hydrolase — protein: MKTSAGILLFKRVKNNLYYFLVHPGGPFWKNKDAGTWSVPKGEIQPDEDPLERALTEFKEETGKTIHGEFIALVPVKQKGGKTVHAWALESDLEISGLYSNTLQIEWPPGSSKMIEIPEVDQWEWFESVEAQKRINPAQIAFIAELERILSEQDSIS
- a CDS encoding Fur family transcriptional regulator; this translates as MKQIRNTQAKTEILNVINHSDIALSQSDIQKKLGDLCNRVTIYRVLERLENEGLIHKIVNIDGVVNFARCSGKCSTEKHFHNHIHFNCKECHSVTCIENVVPDISLPPDFIAQEYNFIVSGICPKCSKMQ
- a CDS encoding MerC domain-containing protein, with the translated sequence MKSKILDAVGISAAVLCLIHCIVFPLLLIIPLGISHNPYIDLAFLIIGTVVVYRVTKSITRHWLRVLLWASIFLIAVSVFADLIFEIHIPLLYAGAAGLITGHIINFKNHQH
- a CDS encoding patatin-like phospholipase family protein; its protein translation is MKEELKVEQFTGAVAHLITHLKTLYKNKPLKVSDVIDDIDWSDPQKKKLLEKYNIGEEPRQYVDLIQEGGGVHGIALAGYTYVLEKMGISFLNSAGTSAGAINTMMLNCVYSQRDAIMMGEKEEFINQYYETRSEKILEYLSKKDLTELVDGHPSWRFIILKIFSKRDRKPILDKIKFRARITVYSFVVFLITMIVAAIGVGILSGKIAVWQIWVHRLLIVSVMGFIISICMVIKNFMVLRLLYFNSEKMGINPGDNFKEWIKTLMEENRINSVADLKNKMLKENDLYKCWYSEHESSFNASLSSAGGKSEGNEQLLNITEDVNSLKLSMTTEPVELVEESHKSQSETTIDWKKLKESLIDNDIKNAIEKYLKEHKNTKDQSFVDGLLNQIISVIKYFNQVSWHDLKVINDQLIEKNFIPINANEKIVERIIGELFKNTYAIVGTKSYKFPQQLVVVAADITNQIKVEFPGMHEFYWGSDESISPAEYVRASMSIPFFFKPYKVTMSNTQMVKINNTWKVKLGAYKNFIQGNNEILFVDGGALSNFPINVFYSNTHFIPTRPTFGIKLEYDNDDLYKLIDNETKLALSMISTMRYFYDRDFLIKNSNFKKTVRSVDTGDISWLNFNPSRNEKIELFYRGALAAAIFLSGENLTSEEKNKLMQKACKDFGIIDFRTEDFIYPDVFFNWESYKRERGKAEIYKNLSPKMKERSSFTY
- a CDS encoding site-specific integrase, whose amino-acid sequence is MRSTFKVLFFLKRDKQKKDGSVPVYCRITIDGKEARFGMKKYIDPKLWNIKEGKATGKSAESSEINALLEKTKAGIHKIYRDVQERENTVSAEKVKNIFLGIDSKQYMLLKAFDEHVEEKFNLIGKRIVKSTYHRYYYLRVRLSEFLTEKYHLSDIPLREINYQFIRDFEMYLLTVRGNKQSTIAQYLINLKKIVELAYKNEWIYRNPFINYKIEDEKSERGYLSQREVEILMNWKLDKRLERTRDVFIFCCFTGLSYIDAFKLTKEQIQLSIDGQQWIMGKREKTDMDYFIPMMEIPKKILEKYKNHIFKDGKLLPVKTSIMVNRHLKQIAEICGIKKHLTFHLSRHTFATLTMSKGVSLESVSKMLGHKNIQTTQIYAKMTTEKIGRDMAIFAESIRETERKFVVNF